Within Streptomyces roseirectus, the genomic segment CCAGCGCCCGCAACTGCCGGGACATCGTCGCCTTGCCGACGCCGATGTACGCGGCGAGTTCGGTGGCCCGGCGCCGCCCGCTCTCCTCCAGCCGCACGAGCAGCCCGTACGCGGCCGGCTCCAGGTCCGGGTGCACCTCGCGGGCCATCTCGCCCTGGTTCGCGCGAGCCCGCCGCAGCAACACGGTCAGCTCCCGCTCCAGCGAGAGGAACTCCCGGTCGGCCCCTCCCACCACGCCGCCGTTCCCGTCGTCACTCACTTCGGTGCTCCCTGTCGTCCACCGGCACATCGCCGCAGTTCGGACAGTATTTCGCAGGTCGGCGTAGGGGGCTTGTCAGAGGACGGCCCCAGTTGTTCCGAGGGGACGGCGACGGCGTGCAGATTCCGCGAAGACCCTCAAGACGGACACGGAGGCCGGGCTTCCTCGAGGGAAACCCGAGCCTCCGCCCATCCGACAGCGCCCTCCCCCAGTGCTTAACGCCTGGGAGGTGCCCCCACCGCCGCCATCGGAACCTCTACCGTCACCGGCGTCAGCGCCAGCTCCAGCACCTGCCGGACGTCCGTGACGGCGTGGACGTCGAGCTTGTCCAGCACCTCCGCCGGGACGTCGTCCAGGTCGGCCTCGTTGCGCTTGGGGATGATGACGGTCCGCACCCCGGCCCGGTGCGCGGCGAGCAGCTTCTGCTTGACGCCGCCGATGGGCAGGACGCGCCCGGTCAGGGACACCTCGCCGGTCATCGCGACGTCCGTGCGGACCAGCCGCCCGGAGAGCAGCGAGGCCAGCGCGGTCGTCATGGTGATGCCGGCGCTCGGGCCGTCCTTGGGGACCGCGCCCGCCGGGAAGTGGATGTGCACGCCCCGGTCCTTGAGGTCACCGACCGGCAGTTCCAGCTCGGCGCCGCGCGAGCGCAGGAAGCTGAGCGCGATCTGCGCGGACTCCTTCATGACGTCGCCGAGCTGCCCGGTCAGGGTGAGCCCCGCCGCGCCCGTCTCCGGGTCGGCCAGGGACGCCTCGACGAACAGGACGTCGCCGCCCGCGCCGGTCACCGCGAGGCCGGTCGCGACGCCCGGGACGGCCGTGCGGCGCTCGGCGGGGTCCTGGGCGGACTCGGGCACGTGGTGCGGGCGCCCGATGAGGCCGCGCAGCTCCTCGTCGGTGACGGTGAACGGCAGTTCCCGCTCGCCCAGTTCGTGCTGGGCGGCGACCTTGCGCAGCAGGCGCGCGATGGACCGCTCCAGGGTGCGTACGCCCGCCTCGCGCGTGTACTCCCCGGCGAGCTTGCGCAGGGCGCTCTCGTCGAGGGTGACCTCGTCCGCGCTCAGGCCCGCGCGCTCCAGTTGGCGCGGGAGCAGGTGGTCGCGGGCGATGACGACCTTCTCGTCCTCGGTGTAGCCGTCGAGGCGGACCAGCTCCATGCGGTCGAGCAGGGCCTCCGGGATGGCCTCCAGGACGTTGGCCGTGGCGAGGAACACCACGTCCGACAGGTCGAGTTCGACCTCCAGGTAGTGGTCGCGGAAGGTGTGGTTCTGCGCCGGGTCGAGGACTTCGAGGAGGGCGGCGGCCGGGTCGCCCCGGAAGTCGGAGCCGACCTTGTCGATCTCGTCGAGCAGGACGACCGGGTTCATCGAGCCGGCCTCCTTGATCGCCCGCACGATCCGGCCGGGCAGCGCGCCGACGTACGTGCGCCGGTGGCCCCTGATCTCGGCCTCGTCGCGGACGCCGCCGAGGGCGACGCGGACGAACTTACGGCCCATCGCGTGCGCGACGCTCTCGCCGAGGCTCGTCTTGCCGACGCCGGGCGGGCCGACGAGGGCGAGGACGGCGCCCCCGCGCCGGCCGCCGATGACACCGAGGCCGCGGTCGCCGCGCCGCTTGCGCACGGCCAGGTACTCGGTGATGCGCTCCTTCACGTCCTCCAGGCCCGCGTGCTCGGCGTCCAGGACGGACTTGGCGCCCTGGATGTCGTAGGCGTCCTCGGTGCGTTCGTTCCACGGGAGTTCGAGGACCGTGTCGAGCCAGGTGCGGATCCAGGAGCCCTCCGGGGACTGGTCGCTGGACCGCTCCAGCTTGTCGACCTCCTTGAGGGCCGCCTCGCGGACCTTCTCGGGCAGGTCGGCGGCCTCCACGCGGGCGCGGTAGTCGTCGGACTCCTCGGCCGAGTCCTTGCCGGTCTCGCCGTTCAGCTCACGCAGCTCCTTGCGGACGGCGTCGAGCTGGCGCCTGAGCAGGAACTCGCGCTGCTGCTTGTCGACGCCCTCCTGGACGTCCTTGGCGATCGTCTCGGCGACGTCCTGCTCGGCGAGGTGGTCGCGGAGCTGGGCGGTGGCCAGCTTCAGGCGGGCGATCGGGTCGGCCGTCTCCAGCAGCTCGATCTTCTGGTCGAGGGTCAGGAACGGGGAGTAGCCGGAGTTGTCGGCCAGCGCGGAGACGTCGTCGATGGCCTGGACGCGGTCGACGACCTGCCAGGCGCCGCGCTTGCGCAGCCACGCGGTGGCCAGCGCCTTGTACTCCTTGACGAGTTCGCCGACGCTGCCCGGCAGCGGGTCGGGCAGCGTCTCGTCGACCCTGTTGCCCTCGACCCACAGCGCGGCGCCCGGTCCGGTGGTCCCGGCGCCGATCTTCACACGCGCCCGCGCACGAATGAGCGCCCCCGGATCCCCGTCCGCGAGCCGCCCGACCTGCTCCACGGTCCCGAGCACACCCGTCCCGGCGTAATTCCCGTCCACCCGCGGCACCAACAGCACCCTCGGCTTGCCCGGTTCACTCCGCGCCGCGGCCTGCGCCGCCTCCACCGCGGCCCGCACATCGGCGTCATTCAGATCCAGCGGAACCACCATGCCCGGCAGAACGACCTCGCCGTCGAGCGGCAGCACGGGCAGAGTGAGCGTTGAGGACGACGAAGCCATGATCTCCCCTTCGGCAGTCAAGTTGAGCTATGCCGACTCAATGCACCTGAGCCCCCAAATGTTCCCCACCCCGTGTTCGCCGTGAGCGATCACCAAGAACACGCAGGCCAGAGCCGTTGTCAGTGCCGGATGCGACGGTGGAGACCAGCGAGACGAGGGGGAGGCGCGGATGGGATCACGGACAACCGACACCTACGACAACAACACGACGACCGATTTCGGTGGCGCCCAGCGGGGAGATTCCGGTGAACCCGCCAACACGGCGGGGAGCGGCGCCCCGCCGGGTGGTGCAGAGCCCTCCGGACCGCACCCGTCCGAGCGCTGCGATCGTCGGCGAGGGCCGCCCGACCCTGGGTCGGCAGGCGGAACTCGGCCGCGACCCGCGGGGCCGCGACGGCCGAGCGGCGCACCACCGGGCGGGACGCCACTGGAGCCGAGGCCGCTACCGCGGCCGGTCGCGTCCCGTTGGGTGGTGCACCGGCGTGGGCCCCGCGACTCCGCGGGTCGGCCCGTTACGCCGTCGCCGGCGACAGCCCAGGCGGACCGAACCTCAGCCGGCCCCGGTGGGCCAACCCGCCCCGTAAACCCCGGCTCAGCGGCGGCGGAACAAGCAGACCAGTGCCGCTCGCTCACCCGTGAGGGTCTTGCTCTCGGTCGCCGACATGTCCGAGAGGGTCCAGCCCTGGCTCTCGATGGCTTCGATCTGTTCGCCGACGCCGGCCATGAGGCCGGTGGAGCGGGAGGAGGTGCCGGCTTCGATGATTTTGAAGACGAGGACTTGGCGGCCTTCGGCGTATGCCTGTGCGGCGACGCGGACCGCCTCGTTGGCCTTGGCGTTGTTGATGAAACCCATGGTTCCCCCTGAGGTGGGCGTGATGGAGGGGACATCATGCTTGACCTGGGGATCACGATCCATCAAGGTAAGGGTTCACAGCCGGTGGAGAGCCTTACGGAGTTGCCGTGAACGACATTGTGGGGGCCTGGGTCGAGGGCTGGACCGTCTCGCGGGGCGCTGCCCCTCCCGTGCGGGAGACC encodes:
- a CDS encoding MarR family winged helix-turn-helix transcriptional regulator, encoding MSDDGNGGVVGGADREFLSLERELTVLLRRARANQGEMAREVHPDLEPAAYGLLVRLEESGRRRATELAAYIGVGKATMSRQLRALEELGLIGREPDPADGRAWLVELTEEGRRRVSRVREARRAIYVSQLAHWDRKEVAELARLLAELNQVMEK
- the lon gene encoding endopeptidase La, whose product is MASSSSTLTLPVLPLDGEVVLPGMVVPLDLNDADVRAAVEAAQAAARSEPGKPRVLLVPRVDGNYAGTGVLGTVEQVGRLADGDPGALIRARARVKIGAGTTGPGAALWVEGNRVDETLPDPLPGSVGELVKEYKALATAWLRKRGAWQVVDRVQAIDDVSALADNSGYSPFLTLDQKIELLETADPIARLKLATAQLRDHLAEQDVAETIAKDVQEGVDKQQREFLLRRQLDAVRKELRELNGETGKDSAEESDDYRARVEAADLPEKVREAALKEVDKLERSSDQSPEGSWIRTWLDTVLELPWNERTEDAYDIQGAKSVLDAEHAGLEDVKERITEYLAVRKRRGDRGLGVIGGRRGGAVLALVGPPGVGKTSLGESVAHAMGRKFVRVALGGVRDEAEIRGHRRTYVGALPGRIVRAIKEAGSMNPVVLLDEIDKVGSDFRGDPAAALLEVLDPAQNHTFRDHYLEVELDLSDVVFLATANVLEAIPEALLDRMELVRLDGYTEDEKVVIARDHLLPRQLERAGLSADEVTLDESALRKLAGEYTREAGVRTLERSIARLLRKVAAQHELGERELPFTVTDEELRGLIGRPHHVPESAQDPAERRTAVPGVATGLAVTGAGGDVLFVEASLADPETGAAGLTLTGQLGDVMKESAQIALSFLRSRGAELELPVGDLKDRGVHIHFPAGAVPKDGPSAGITMTTALASLLSGRLVRTDVAMTGEVSLTGRVLPIGGVKQKLLAAHRAGVRTVIIPKRNEADLDDVPAEVLDKLDVHAVTDVRQVLELALTPVTVEVPMAAVGAPPRR